In the Populus trichocarpa isolate Nisqually-1 chromosome 8, P.trichocarpa_v4.1, whole genome shotgun sequence genome, TGTTTGTGTTGTGGTAGGTTCATGGCTGCACTGTGGATACCATTTGACAACATCAATTGTAGCTCCGGCTCTTCTTAGTCTTCCCTACGCACTGTCCTTGATGGGCTGGTTTCCTGGTGTTTTATGCCTGATACTGGCAGCTCTGATAACATTCTATTCCTATAACCTTCTTTCATTAGTTCTTGAGCACCATGCTCAGATAGGGAGGCGTCAGCTTAGGTTCAGGGTCATGGCCGAAGATATATTAGGTATGTAAACAGTATAAGGGTAACTTGTCTCTACAGGCTTAATATTAAGATTCATGTATTGCagcaaaaattgatttttgtaacGATCAATTCATGGTCTTCTTATAGGACCAGCATGGGGGAGATACTTTGTTGGTCCGATTCAGTTTGGTGTATGCTATGGTGCAGTTGTTGCTTGCATTCTTCTTGGGGGGCAGAGTCTCAAGGTCAGTTTACAGTAGTGGTTTAGCTAATAAAGGATTGAAAAGAGAAAGTTATGATGGTTGGTTTTCTGGTGTGTTTCCCCTTCTTGGCAGTTCATTTACTTGCTCTCTACCCCAAAGGGGAGCATGCAGCTGTACGAATTTGTCAGTATTTTTGGCATCCTGATGCTAGTCCTGGCTCAGATTCCATCTTTCCACTCCCTACGGCATATCAACCTTGTCTCTCTAGTCCTTGCCCTTGCTTACAGTGCCTGTACTACGGCTGGTTCTGTTCATATAGGtaagagggaaaaagaaaggaatacATAAAAATTCTTCAAGGATATTTTGTCCTTAATCCATGTTCTATATCCCTTGCAGGAAACTCTAAGAACGCGCCTCCAAAAGACTATTCTATCAATGGAGCTATGCAGAATCGAGTCTTTGGAGCCTTCAATGCTATTTCAATCATTGCTACAACCTACGGAAATGGAATTATTCCTGAAATACAGGTTTTCTTTGATACACAAGGTTTGTTTATAGATTAGTAAAACGGCAGACATCGGTTCCTGAAAGGACTAATGTCCTCAATGTGTTCTCTTTCTGTTTGTAGGCAACTGTAGCACCTCCGGTCGAGGGGAAAATGTTCAAAGGTCTACTGGTCTGCTATGCTGTCATAATAATGACATTTTTCAGTGTTGCAATCTCTGGATATTGGGCATTTGGCAATCAGACTAAGGGagtaattctaattaattttatggttgACGAAAAGCCTTCACTTCCCACTTGGGTTCTCTTGATGACCAATGTTCTCACCCTCTTGCAAGTAGCAGCCGTCAGCGTGGTAAGATCTTCATTGTTGCTAGCTAGAAATGGCAGTCAGTGGAGGCCAGTCCTGTTTGGATGATAATGTCATTAGACACCTGGGTTCTTCTATGTCACACAGATTTCTAACGAAAAATCTTTATGTTTCTAAGCATTAACACATTTTCAGTTTAGCTACAAGAACAAAGTCAAACCAACTTCAACGCATTATACCTTCTTTGCAAAGCATTAATCCTTGCAATTACAAATGGGTGGCTTAGAACATTATTCACGGCGATTGCCGAAATCTTGAATTACACCTCGTGCTGTGATTTAATCAGAATGCTTCTGTTTGTGCAGGTTTACTTGCAGCCAACAAATGATGTGTTTGAACGAAAGTTTGCAGATGCAAAGTTGGATCAGTTCTCCATCCGCAATGTTGTGCCAAGGTTGGTTTCCCGGTCATTATCAGTAATCATAGCCACAGCTATTGCTGCAATGTTTCCTTTCTTCGGAGATATTAATGCAGTGATTGGAGCATTTGGATTCATTCCTCTAGACTTCATTTTGCCTGTGATATTCTACAATGTGACTTTCAAGCCATCCAAGAAGGGCTTGATGTTTTGGGGAAACGCATCAATTGCCGTAATCTGTTCGGCAGTAGGAATGTTGGGGGCAATATCCTCAATTCGGCAAATAATTCTCGATGCCAGCACGTATAGCTTGTTTGCTAATGTTTAATGGTTGCAAGTCGCAActgttattttttctcttgTGCAAGAATCTACCAAGTTTAATGATCTACCCTCTTttacaacaagaaaagaaacattgttgaaacttgaaacatggtgcaagattaaataaatttgcgTTGTAGCATCTCAAGTGAAAGCTAAGATTCAAATCCAtgattatttagttattaaagcTTTTATGTCATGTCAAACAACTAGttaaactcaaaaacttaaatgtGAAAATTCAGGAGAACAAGCAACTCCAATCACCATTATTGAAATTCAGGCCTCATGAACTGTTTGGCCTCTGTGTTTAATTCTCCGTAGTAACTACTTCCTGAAGTAGAATTACTAGAATAGTGTCTGCAATCTTCGTTCAGGCAAAGCAATGCTAGCAGATCTGTGAAGGTCTAAACCCTCTCCGGACACATCAGCAGTGGATCTTTTCCAAGTGAACATCGCTGTATGGGAGAATCTGCAGTTATTTGACTCATTAACTGTGCACACTGGTGAATGGAATTCAAGGATGCCTCCACAAAGCTTACTGTTTCCCAGTACTGAAGTTAAACTTACATGCTAAtcgtataataataataataaaatacaagcATATATACATGCTAagcatatatttaaatttataattgaaaaaaaaaactaacatacatattaataataaaattaatcatgcttaaataataataaaaaatgtatttacttgttgaaacactttaaaataatgaattttttgttatcgTTAAAAATGAATCATTTGTCCTTAAAAACCTTATTGCTCATCAGTTGTGCAATTAAGATATTTGCAACATGTCTCTCAAGTTTCCACCAACACCACcttgatttatatttacttCTAAACTAggtctttgaaaaaaaatttatataactcaaatatctctcaacaagatgaatttaaattctagatttgtgaggaaaatcaaagcataaaaaagaagaaaaacactaaaaatgaaGTAAGGAAAAgtgtataaattctaaaaaattcaagttaaaaacttttctttcaccttttttatagtgaattttggatgttaaaaggttgaagaattaatgaaaattaattctcattgttatcaactttttaattagccattataaattaagaattaaatttagaaaaaataagggttctttgaatagaaaaatcaataattttttaagattaattttcaattaggATGTTTGTTGTATATCTTTCAAGATTTCAACAACACCACCTTGATTTAGATTCACTTCTAAACTAggtttttgaacaaaaaattatgtaactcaaatatctctcaatAAAATAAGGTGAATTTAAGTTTTagatttagaagaaaaacaaaagcaaaaaaaaaaatactaaaatgaaatgaaaagaaatgtgtaaaaaaaattcaaattaaaaacttttattttaccatttttatagtgaattttaaaagttaaaaaattaaaaaattaataaaaattaattattattgttatcaatCTTTAATTAATCACGGTaatcaaaaactaaattttttaaaaaataattttttaaaattaatttttctatcatctataatttaaaaaaatcaaaatataatatctaaGCCATTTTCATAAAGTAGATTACTGGATGACAATGATGCgtctttttttaggaaataaaGCATACGGaagttatttataatatttggcATTGTAGTTTTTGCGTACTGAATTCAAACTCAGGCTTCAACTTTGACTGACGCTATCTTATTACACTGAAAGCAACCATTTACAAAAGACCAAGATTAGTTGAAGTTTCCATGATTTGGTTCTTACCTGGCTGGAGTTAGGCAAAGTTAGCCTAGCGTCTGCATCATTAAAAGTCAACTTAATTATAACTCGAAGCCTtgacaaaaaggaaaaggtcACCGGAATccaatgaaaaaactaaataaataactacaaataaaaaactaataatttagtttttttatgcttgttttgttttctatatttaaggggaaagccaaacaaaatgcttttttttccccataaatattatttctatatatCTCTTTAAAGATCTAAAACTAATAAAGTGgggtcaataaaaaaataaaccaattaaatttagctatgtgaaaaaaaatatcaagatcataaaaaaaaataaaacacttatttattttattctaataaaattgattttttaaatggtttttttattagaatatacatgataaaaaaagttatatttatactatttaaaatgttattttattaatttttttttaaaataatatctttcatTGACGATGTTAGTGAATATAAAGTGccaaaatctttaaatttatgatGGTGAAATCATAGCCGTCAAGGATGACCAGTTCTCTAGAGTAGCTTAATTGACTGCTTTGCTGTCTTTTCTGTTCATATCATTAATTCGTAGATATATAGTATATACTGAGATCTCCAGTTGCGTAGATACTGTGCGCTGCTCTGGCTCAAAGCACACTAGAGACAGATGACAACGGTGGTTCCAAGCTCCATGAGCATATCAAAAATAGACAAGGAAAGGGGGGTCATTGATTCTTCAACA is a window encoding:
- the LOC7479837 gene encoding GABA transporter 1, encoding MGTQLPTSVEVSEIDSEEGPSSSEQLDAGALFVLKSRGSWLHCGYHLTTSIVAPALLSLPYALSLMGWFPGVLCLILAALITFYSYNLLSLVLEHHAQIGRRQLRFRVMAEDILGPAWGRYFVGPIQFGVCYGAVVACILLGGQSLKFIYLLSTPKGSMQLYEFVSIFGILMLVLAQIPSFHSLRHINLVSLVLALAYSACTTAGSVHIGNSKNAPPKDYSINGAMQNRVFGAFNAISIIATTYGNGIIPEIQATVAPPVEGKMFKGLLVCYAVIIMTFFSVAISGYWAFGNQTKGVILINFMVDEKPSLPTWVLLMTNVLTLLQVAAVSVVYLQPTNDVFERKFADAKLDQFSIRNVVPRLVSRSLSVIIATAIAAMFPFFGDINAVIGAFGFIPLDFILPVIFYNVTFKPSKKGLMFWGNASIAVICSAVGMLGAISSIRQIILDASTYSLFANV